The Erythrobacter aurantius genome includes a window with the following:
- a CDS encoding response regulator: protein MEAPDDVQELIDPVSGEVVEPDKDFDAIVRAAKAMRDGAAPAQARQAAQKMCLIVDDSRVIRKVSSKIAKSLGYVPVEAQDGFEALARCRKAMPHLILTDWDMPEMDGLEFVKQLRAIPTPKAPVVVFCTSKNKPADVHAGIQAGADDYIVKPFDEAALRHKLERLGRG from the coding sequence GTGGAAGCTCCGGATGACGTGCAGGAGCTGATCGATCCGGTCAGCGGCGAAGTTGTCGAGCCGGACAAGGATTTCGATGCCATCGTGCGCGCGGCAAAGGCCATGCGCGACGGTGCGGCCCCGGCACAGGCGCGGCAGGCGGCGCAGAAAATGTGCCTGATCGTCGATGACAGCCGCGTGATCCGCAAGGTGTCGAGCAAGATCGCGAAATCGCTGGGCTATGTCCCGGTGGAGGCGCAGGACGGTTTCGAGGCGCTGGCGCGTTGCCGCAAGGCGATGCCGCATCTGATCCTGACCGACTGGGACATGCCGGAAATGGACGGGCTGGAGTTCGTCAAACAGCTCCGCGCCATCCCCACGCCCAAGGCGCCGGTGGTGGTGTTCTGCACATCGAAGAACAAGCCCGCCGATGTCCACGCCGGAATTCAGGCAGGCGCAGACGACTACATCGTCAAACCCTTCGACGAAGCGGCACTGCGGCACAAGCTGGAGCGGCTGGGGCGGGGGTAA
- the era gene encoding GTPase Era, producing the protein MTQQKCGMVAVIGAPNAGKSTLVNQLVGQKVAITSAKAQTTRARMLGIALHDNVQMILVDTPGIFAPKRRLDRAMVSAAWEGAESADAVLLLVDPIKQRRHELEPLLEALAGRPEKKILVLNKVDRAKKEPLLALAQELTAKVDFAEVFFVSALTGDGVPEMKAALAASMPEGVWMYPEDQVSDASERLLAAEITREQLYKQLHEELPYDSAVRPEQYKTRPDGSLEIHQQIVVARDNQRAIVLGKGGSRIKAIGEAARKELSEVLGVKVHLFLHVKVLENWSEDKEVFEEMGLDWVR; encoded by the coding sequence ATGACCCAACAGAAATGCGGCATGGTCGCCGTCATCGGCGCGCCCAATGCGGGCAAATCGACGCTGGTGAACCAGCTTGTCGGGCAAAAGGTCGCGATCACCTCTGCCAAGGCGCAGACCACGCGCGCCCGGATGCTGGGGATCGCGCTGCACGACAATGTGCAGATGATCCTCGTCGACACGCCCGGCATTTTCGCGCCCAAGCGGCGGCTTGACCGGGCGATGGTCAGCGCCGCCTGGGAAGGCGCGGAAAGCGCGGATGCGGTGCTGCTGCTGGTCGATCCGATCAAGCAGCGCCGGCACGAACTCGAACCGCTGCTGGAGGCGCTGGCAGGCCGGCCGGAAAAGAAGATCCTCGTGCTCAACAAGGTTGACCGGGCGAAGAAAGAGCCGCTGCTCGCGCTGGCGCAGGAACTGACGGCCAAGGTCGATTTTGCCGAGGTGTTCTTCGTTTCCGCGCTGACTGGTGACGGCGTGCCGGAAATGAAGGCCGCCCTCGCCGCGTCGATGCCCGAAGGGGTGTGGATGTATCCCGAGGATCAGGTGTCGGACGCATCCGAGCGCCTGCTGGCGGCGGAGATCACCCGCGAACAGCTGTACAAGCAGCTGCACGAAGAACTGCCCTATGACAGCGCGGTGCGGCCCGAACAGTACAAGACCCGGCCCGACGGCAGCCTCGAAATCCACCAGCAGATCGTCGTCGCCCGCGACAACCAGCGCGCCATCGTGCTGGGCAAAGGCGGCAGCCGGATCAAGGCGATCGGCGAAGCGGCACGCAAGGAATTGAGCGAAGTTCTGGGCGTGAAAGTCCACCTGTTCCTGCACGTGAAAGTGCTGGAGAACTGGTCGGAGGACAAGGAAGTGTTCGAGGAAATGGGGCTGGACTGGGTGCGTTGA
- the rnc gene encoding ribonuclease III — MSDLPPETRDWLNSVGFAVKNEAVWLEALTHGSFNSGSNAARSETADIDYQRLEFLGDRVLGLSVASWLYGAIRGQEGQLSQRLNALVSGSICARIARTIGVPDHIRLGKQAREDGGADSDNILGDVMEALIGASFLDNGYDATRTVIYRLWEKELAGDAGKAKHPKSALQEWAAGNRRAMPRYEVIDRSGPDHAARFTVKVSIHKVGEAEATASSKGAAEKLAAQAFLEQFG, encoded by the coding sequence GTGAGCGATCTTCCCCCCGAAACCAGGGATTGGCTCAATTCCGTCGGCTTTGCGGTCAAGAACGAGGCCGTGTGGCTTGAAGCGCTGACCCACGGCAGCTTCAATTCCGGCAGCAATGCGGCGCGCAGCGAAACAGCCGACATCGACTATCAGCGGCTCGAATTCCTGGGCGACCGGGTGCTGGGCCTGTCTGTCGCAAGCTGGCTTTACGGCGCCATTCGCGGGCAGGAAGGCCAGCTTTCGCAGCGGCTCAACGCGCTAGTCAGCGGTTCGATCTGCGCCCGCATCGCCCGTACCATCGGCGTGCCCGACCACATAAGGCTGGGCAAGCAGGCGCGCGAGGATGGCGGCGCGGACAGCGACAATATCCTTGGCGATGTGATGGAGGCCCTCATTGGCGCGAGCTTCCTCGACAATGGCTATGACGCGACCCGCACCGTGATCTATCGCCTGTGGGAAAAGGAACTGGCGGGCGATGCAGGCAAGGCGAAACACCCCAAAAGCGCGCTTCAGGAATGGGCGGCGGGCAATCGCCGGGCCATGCCGCGATACGAGGTGATTGACCGTTCCGGCCCCGATCACGCGGCGCGATTCACCGTCAAGGTCAGCATTCACAAGGTCGGCGAGGCCGAAGCCACCGCATCAAGCAAGGGCGCGGCAGAAAAACTCGCCGCACAGGCATTTCTGGAGCAATTCGGTTGA